The DNA segment ATGCGCTACGCGGAGCGGCGCTAGAAGGTTTCCCCTCCAAGGAAAAGCCGACTTTCGAGGTCAAGTTGGAAGAGGGTGGCTACAACGGCGGCCCCGTAATGACGGAAAGTGTGTTTGAGGATTTTGTCCGCAGGCAGCGTACAAAAAAACCATCCGGCGTTAGTATCACCTGGGAAGACTTCTTGGAGCTTTCACCTCGTGAGAGGGGAACCCTCTGGGCGCCCATCAAGGTCACACTTGAAATGCTCCAGGTGGCGGGGTACAAGGTGGTGGAAATCAGGGTTACTATGGAGGACGGCTTCACTGATCGAAGCTGGGTTTACCCGGCAACTGTCGTGATTGGCAAAGCCTAGCCTAATCGGCGGTATCAGAGTTCCAATGCCCCTTACGTAGGGGCATTTTTATATAAAAAGCCTCGCGAGTGCGAGGCTTTAGGTTTTGCTAGAGTTCAGAAAAGGTGAACTTCCTGAGAAGGGTGATATCCCTCAGTTGCTCCCAGGAGAGGCCACTGCCCAACTCCCGGTGTGAGCCACCAATGATGTCAGAGCCATTCCAGCCTTTCTCACCCGTCATGCCCTCGGCCTCGTTAAAGGCTGCGTACAGCTCCTTAACTGGGAAGGGGATGTAACGGGAGCGTCGTCCAACCGTGTAGACGAACCGGCCGTCTGGTCGGCGGGCAACGATGCTGATAAAGGCATCCATGCCGTTGCTGAACAGGTGGTACCGGGACTCGCTGCCGCCTATTTCATCGACAATCTTGAAAGTCGGGGAGTCGAAGAGGATCTCATGCCGGGTATCCAGTTCCTTCTCACCGCCGTAGCCCATTTGGTATTGGGTGAGCCGGCTGCACACCTCGGAGAGATTACTGCGGAGAATGTCGGCGTCGGCCGTGGCCAACCTCCCTGATTTACGGAGGTTGGTGTAGGGCTCGAAAACCCAGTTGTGCTGCCTGACCAGTCGGTCGGAGAGGTCGAGGGGGAATGCGCCACCCGTAATGTCCCACTTGTCGTCCAGGTCAAGGAGCCGGTTGATGAGAGGGTTGCTGGCCGCACCTTCAAACTGCTTGTGATTGGTGAGCAGCCAGGCCGCGAACGCTGTATCTTGATCTGTATCGTTGATGTAGATACTGCAGATACCACTACCGAATGCCTTCATGATGCCACCCTTGATGGCAAAGTAGACCTGTTTGGCCGTGCTCATGGTTGCCTCTCTCACCACGTTGTCGTGGTGGTCAAAGTTTACATGAAGCGTGGCTTCGTCATAGTTAGGGCCGCCCAGCACGGCACCGTCCAGCGCAATGGAGCGGGGCGGCGTGTTCCGGCAGAACTCCTCCCACTGCATAGTTTCCCGAGGGAGTATTTTAAAATCAAAGGCTAGTCCCATTTCTTCCTCCTGTTGGAAGTCTCTTTCAAAGGTCGTGTGGCTTTAGATAAGCCTGCGGAATAATAACCCATAAGTGGCTCTGGGTCAATAAAAAAGCCCCGATTGCCGGGGCTTTTTTGCAAGCAGTCAGTTATTTCTTGGAGTGATAGGCGCCAGAAATCATCTCTTGGGAAAAGGGGCCAATATAGTCACCTGTCTCCGCGTAGCGGTAGAGTGCAGCATTGAAGATAATCTGGAGGGAAGAGGTGTAGGCAATAAGGGCAAAGAGCAGGCTTAACTTAATGAGCACTTCGGTTACTATCATCCAAGTAACAATGGGCGCGCCCGCCACCAGAATCATGAGGATGGCCCCGGGGAACAGGATAATGGCGAGCACTGCAAAGAGGGAAATGAGGCCCAAGGAGAACTGAGCGACTACGTTTTCGCCCCAGGTTCGCTTAAATAGACCCGCAGAGTGCTTAAGGGAATCAATTGGTCCCATGTCGTGTGTTACAAGCGTAGGAATGATAAAGATAGTGGCCATTGTCCAGGCAATGTTCCCAATGATTGAGATAAACTTCCCTGCCCAACCAGCCTTCTCATGAATGATGTTGAGAATGACTCCAACAAGGGTCCCTACAATTGCCCATTGGGCCAGCCGCTTGCGGTGTGTCCATGCTTTAGAGAAAGCGAGGCGCATACGCATCTTCTCACCATTTAATGCGGCTTCCGCTGCAATGTAAAAGGCGGTATTTACAAAGATGGTAACCAGTTGGAGTGCGAAGACAAACAGGACTCCGACAATGGCTAGGTACGGAGAGTCGAAGAAACTTTCTGCGTTTGCCTCGGTCAGGTATCCGAGACGGTAGGCAAGGTAGGCGCCTCCGGCACTGAGAGGGGCGATGACAAGTATCAGGGTGCTTAAGAATGAGGCAAGCGCTACAAAGGGATACCAAACCAGCGAGGGGTTGATAGTAAAGACCTGGCGGCTTGCCTGCAGGAGCTGAAAGCTGCGGCTAATGCGACCCATGGGTGTTGAGGTTAAATACTTCTTCTAGAGGTTTGTTAAATACAGATGCAATACGCCACGCCAAAGCCAGGGAAGGCATGTACTCACCCTTTTCCAGGTAGGCAATGGTCTGCCGCACGGCTCCAACTTTATCCGCAAGCTGCTCTTGAGTCATGTCGGCTGCAAGGCGGAGCTGGCGGATGTTTGTAGTGAGGACTTGCTGTGGCATATGCAAAATATTTTTTACATAATGTCATATATTTATAACATCGTCAAGACATAGAAATATGGGTCTGATATCGTAGAGCCATGAACATGGAAACCCCAAATGTACTCCCTCCTCAGGAAGTGGAGCCAGAACCAGATCCAACCTGGAAAAGTGAGAAAGGTCGCGTTTGGACAATGTTGGAACGCGCCGAGATGGACGGTGGTGCAGGCCTCCTGGCGGAAAAGCAAATGGTGGCAGACTTCTTTCACCTTTACATGCTGGACAATCATGAGGCAGTGGAAGGTGTCTTGCGTAACCCTGAGCAGTTTAGTGACCGCTTTGTGGAAATGCTTTCCAGTGCCATTGCAGGACAGCCAATTGGGAAATATATCAGCCCAGCAATTTTGAGAAGGCTGACGGAAGAAGTCCGCGTTTCGCTCTTGCAGCGGCGCTTGAGCGACCCGTTCTAGGGGGGGCGTCACCACCCGTGCATTGGTTTTGCTATCTATCCAAACCTGATAGTGGTACTCTGGGAAGTATTACCTGACCCCTAGAGAACACTCCATGGATATTCAGCAAGAAGAAACCATCGTTAATGACCCGGCCACGGGAACAACGCAGGTTGTCCAGACTTCGCAGCAGGTAGCCACTCCTTCTGAGGTGAAAGAAGCTAGAACAGAGAAGAAGAATCAGATCGTATGGTATGTGGTTGGCATTATTAATGCCCTGTTGATTCTTCGCATCCTCTTCTTGTTGCTTGGTGCGCGAGATGTTGGGTTTGCCAGTATCCTTTATGGAATCACCGAGCCATTCGTGAGCCTCTTCCAGGGTATTTTCTCTGCTCCACATGTTGAGGGCTCATACTTTGATACTGCTGCCATTCTGGCCATCGTCATTGTGAGCCTGCTTGGTTGGGGTATCTCATCCCTTATCAATGTGATGCACCGCCCTGCCCCTGTGCAGCTGTAAGGTATCGCATTTGGGGAATAGAAAAAGCCACGCAACGTTGCGTGGCTTTGCTGAAGGCTAGGCTCCCAAGGGTCTGAAGAACCACTTGAGATAGGTGGGCGGCACCCAGTTCTGGCTCTCTGCACCATCGAAGAGCCTTTCCAGGGCTACTTCCGCTTGTTCTTGGCTACTGCTCGGCGCACCAATGGAGCGCAGATAGGCCAAGTCGGCGTAGAGGAAGGTGACCTCTTCAAGGTCGATGCCGCAGTCCTCCGCTCTTTGGAGGTAGCAAGCGTACTCGGGATCGTAGTAGTCGCTATCTTCGAGAAGAGCGAGGAAGTCTTCGGTCGCTACCGTAGTGTGTAGGGCGTAGAAGACTTCTTCCTGGAGGAGTGCGCGGGGTTCACCATACTGGCGAAGCCGCAGGTTGCGCTCGGTGGTAAGCCGATCCCCGGATCTTCTGGGATCGCGGTGACAGTCCTTCCCGCGTTTTCGCACGGAGTCCAAGCGAAGAAAGCGGTTAAAGCGGTTCTTGCGGGGCTCATCCGTGATGAGAGCAACGGTAAGGAGGGAGCGGGTAACTTTTTTTCCTGCCATATAAACGTCCAATCCTGGTTAGGATTTGGGAAACAATAGCATTGTAGGGTCTTTTTGTCAATCTGAAAGCCAACAAATAGAAAAAGCCGCCGGGAGTCCGGCGGCCTAGGAAAGCCTACTTTTGGCGGAGGCCAAACACGTAGCGCTCCTCTGTCACGTTCTGGACGAAGTGGAGGGGCTGAAATGAGCTTCCGTAAAAGCCAGGGGCACGCATGATAATCACGTGACCGGGTTCCGTGGAGAGGAAGCGTGGGTTGGACCCATTGCGGTTATCACAGAGGGCAAAATCTGCCCTCCCACCTAAGGTAAAGACACAGATAAGGTTCAGGATGGATCGCCCGTCCCTATGTGGTGTGATCCCAAACGACCCTGTGTCGTAGCGAAGGAGGGACATCTCCGTAAAGGAGAGGGGCGGTGAGAAGAGGTGATGAGCCTTTTCCTGGTGCACCTTCATGAGAAGAAGCTCCATGAAGTCATCGCGTAGGGAATAGAAGGCACTCTCCAGGGGAAACTTGGTACAGGAGTTAATATCCTCCCGTACAAGCCCGTTGTTAGCAGTCTCAGGCTGCTTCTTGTAAGAATGGGCCTTTGCCTCATCGAGAAGGAGTAACCTTCTCTCTTCAGGGAGGATGGGAATGCTAATCCCTCCTTCGGTGCGAAGTGTCTCCAATACGTCCTCAAAGGAAAAATCCAGGAGGTTGAGTCGCTCAGGGAAGCGATACCTGGTTACGGTAACGCTTGGCGTCCCGATGTCCCAAATGTCCAGCTTCCTCACCTGCACGGTGACTTTGTCCACGGGGAGTGTAGTAACGACCCCCGATGCAATGCCTTCCGCCAGGGATTCCAATAGGTTATGGCGCTCGCCCTCTACTACGAGGCGGGCGATATCGCGCAGGTGGCGGTAATCCACCGTGTTGGTGATGGAGTCATGGAGGGGATACTCCCTGCACTCCGCATCAACCTGAATGGCAAAGCGTTGTGCCTGCGTATGTTCTTTTTCAGTGAGCCCGTGAATGCCAGAAAGGGTAAGTGAAACGGAAATGGTGTGCATGGGTTGCCTCCTTGAGTATCAAAAAAACCGCCTGGGCGGCGGCTTAGTGAGCATGAAAATGCGTTACTCAGGGAAGGCCGCCATTAGGAGAGCGGGCGGGAATCCGTAAAGCCAGACCAGGTTCTGATGGCGTGGGTTAGTAACATGCCCTTATATAAGCACGCGGCATGGCAGGATGGGAAGGGGGCAGAGAGTTGTCAGTAATCTGGCATCAGGTACAATCTAAGGTATGACTGTCACCATTCTCCTTACCATCCTTGGGCTGATTATCTTTGAGGTAGTTACCAGTGTGGATAACGCTGTAATTAACGCCGAGGTGCTTTCCACCATGGGTGAAAGGGCGAGGAGATGGTTCCTCACCTGGGGGATACTCTTTGCCGTTTTCGTTGTCCGCGGCGCACTGCCTTGGCTCATTATTTGGGTGGTGAACCCGTCGCTGGGGCCTATGGGTGCCCTCTTTGCTACCTTTAGCAATGACCCGGCCGTGCACGAATCGATTGAGCGCTCGGCACCTGTTCTCCTGGCGGCTGGCGGTACCTTTATGATTTTCCTCTTCTTCTACTGGCTCTTCTTGGAGGAAAAAAACTTTGGCCTGCCTCGCGCTGAACGCTTCTTTATGCGTTTTGGCATTTGGTTTTACGCAGTTGTGGCCATCCTTCTCTCTACCATCGTGTGGTTTGCGCTTAAGCAAAACCCAGTTATGGCCTTTGGTGCGGTTATTGGCTCCACCGCCTTCTTCATTACGCACGGCTTCAAGGAAAACGCGGAGAAAGGCGAGCAGGACCTCCTTAAGAAAGACGGGAAGATGTCTGATATCAGCAAGATATTCTACCTGGAGATCATCGACACCAGCTTCTCCATTGACGGTGTTCTAGGCGCTTTTGCCTTCACGCTTTCTGTGCCAATTATTCTCCTAGGTAACGGTATCGGCGCAATTGTCATTCGTGAGATTACCGTCAGGAACCTTCGCCAAGTAAAGCGGTATCTCTACCTGAAGAACGGTGCAATGTACTCTGTTGCCGTGCTAGGTACTGTCATGGTTCTTAACGCTTTTGGACTTCATACGCCGCACTGGCTTGCTCCACTCGCTACTGTCTGTGTAGTTGGTTACTTTTTCCTCAAGTCCTCGCGTGAACTGAAGGGGGCCAGGGCCTAGAGACAGGGCTGGTTGGCCCTGGACGGTTAGGTCTTGCTGCTGACGGAAGTAGTAACCCGTCCATTTCCTTGAGAAAAACCGGTAAATCTGGCAAACTACTTCCGATATGAAATACCAGGTTCTCCTCTATTACCACTACGGCCACCTTACTGACGCAGCAGAGTTGCTTGTCAGCCAGCGCGCCCTTTGCCAGCGTCTCGGCCTAACGGGACGCCTTCTTATTGCGGAAGAGGGTATGAACGGCACGCTGGAGGGCACGGTTGAGGCCACTGAGGAATACGTGGCTGAACTTAAGAAGGATGTGCGATTCCGCAATATCCATATGAAACGGAGCGTAGGGACGGGGAATGCTTTCCCTAAGCTGATGGTGAAGCTCCGCTCAGAGATTGTGAGTGCGTACTTGGGAGATGACGATTTTAACCCAGCGGATCACACTGCGCCCTTTATTTCCCCTGAAGAGCTTCATTCGTGGATCCACTCCGACAAAGAGCTTTACATTGTGGATATGCGGAACAGTTACGAACACCTGTCCGGACACTTCGCAGGCTCCGTGCTTCCCAAGGACTTCCGGAACTTCCGCGACCTTCCCGCTATTCTTCCTCAAATAGAGCATTTGAAGGGAAAGACGGTCGTAACGGTTTGTACTGGAGGTGTCCGGTGTGAAAAGGCATCTGGCTTTCTTCTGAACAAAGGCTTCAAAGAGGTATACCAGCTGTATGGCGGTATTGTGAGCTATATGGAGAAGTACCCAAACCAGGACTTCCTAGGTAAGCTCTATGTGTTCGATAACCGCGTGACAATGGGCTTTAACACTGACCAGCCAGATCACACCGTTGTGGGCCGTTGTGCGTACTGTGACGTGCCTTGTGAGCGGTATGTGAACGATGATGACGCAGAGGGCAGGCCGCACTTTATCTGTTGCGCAGCCTGCAGTGAAACCCGCCCATCCCTCATCCCAGCTTAGGTACGGGGTTCGAGGTCTGTACACGTGGCATATTTCTCGCGTACAGTTCGGGTATAAATTAGTATCCGCGCACGTATACGTATGGCCACCATTACCAAGGAATACCTTATTGCGGTACCACCACGCATACTGTGGGATGCGTTGACTGACCCGCAGCAGATTGACGGTTGGGGAGCAGGCCCAAACCCTGTGGTTGATTTAGTGGAAGGTGGGGCATTCTCCCTTTGGGACGGCGAAGTAACAGGCAAAGTCCTGGATGTAGAAGAGGAGAGCCGCCTCGTTTGTGAATGGCACATGTCGGGGCATGAAACGCCCACGGAGGTTACTATTACCCTGGAGCCTGATGAAGAGGGCACAAAGATGACTGTTATGCAGACAGGTGTCCCCGAAGAAGAGGTGGAGGAATTCGATCGCGGTTGGGACGAGTTTTACGCCGGTCCCATTAAAGAGTTCTGCGAGCAGTCTTAAGAGAAAAAACCCTCCGTTACGGAGGGTTTTCTTGCTTGACTACACATCCTATTAGTGGGAAAAAGGAGTGTCATTGGACAATCGTTTGAGACAGGTTGAGGTTGGATATGAAAAATCTTCGTTGTGCGCTCACGGCCCTCTGGGCAGTTGTTTTTCTGCTTTGTGCAGTATCGGCACGAAGCCAGGTTAGCGGTTCCCCGGTTGCAGACCTTGCTTCAAAAGTGAGTTTCCAAAAAGCTTGGGAGAACGCCAAAGAGGATCCGGCTTTTACGGCGGCAATGCTTTCCCAGACCTTTATGAGGAAGGGGAAGGACAGTCTTGGCCGCGCTGTGTTCATTCTGGAGGCCCAGACATCTCCTGAAAAAGACTACGTCCTAGAGCTTATTCCCTGCGTTAAAACACCTACTGCCATAACCATGGTGGATGGCGACCCTACGTACTACGTGGTCAAACAGATGATATGGGGCGAACTCTCTGACGCAAAGAAAGAAGAGGCAAAGAGCCTGGGGATGGATGAGATGAAGATCCGTGAGATAAGCCGCAAATACGGCACGCCTGCCGAGGTGTACACACGCCTTAAATGCAATGCGCTTCACGTACGCTACCTCTCCAAGGACGGGACAAAAAAATACGAGGCAGTCTTCCTTATCAAAGACGCCTGAATCAAATGGCCAGGACGCACATCCTGGCCTTTTCTATTCAATCCCTAAATGGCTTTTTGCCTTGTGCCAGAGGGGCCAGACATAGACAAACCCTCCTACAAGAAGGGGGAGCCAAAGTTGAAAGCCCCGGAAGATGAGGGTGCCCGCAAGGGCATCGGCAGTAGGGACACCGGCTTTCCCCAAGAAGAAAACCAAGGCGCTCTCAACTACCACTAGGCCTTGAAAGAGTGGGGAGGCGGTAAGGACGAGGGCTGTGAGTACATACGCGGCGGCGGCAATTTCCACTGCAACCTGAATGCCTAGGGAGTGGAGTGCGCTCCAGAGCAGGAGCATGC comes from the Verrucomicrobiia bacterium genome and includes:
- a CDS encoding dihydroneopterin aldolase, which encodes MHTISVSLTLSGIHGLTEKEHTQAQRFAIQVDAECREYPLHDSITNTVDYRHLRDIARLVVEGERHNLLESLAEGIASGVVTTLPVDKVTVQVRKLDIWDIGTPSVTVTRYRFPERLNLLDFSFEDVLETLRTEGGISIPILPEERRLLLLDEAKAHSYKKQPETANNGLVREDINSCTKFPLESAFYSLRDDFMELLLMKVHQEKAHHLFSPPLSFTEMSLLRYDTGSFGITPHRDGRSILNLICVFTLGGRADFALCDNRNGSNPRFLSTEPGHVIIMRAPGFYGSSFQPLHFVQNVTEERYVFGLRQK
- a CDS encoding DUF6159 family protein, whose amino-acid sequence is MGRISRSFQLLQASRQVFTINPSLVWYPFVALASFLSTLILVIAPLSAGGAYLAYRLGYLTEANAESFFDSPYLAIVGVLFVFALQLVTIFVNTAFYIAAEAALNGEKMRMRLAFSKAWTHRKRLAQWAIVGTLVGVILNIIHEKAGWAGKFISIIGNIAWTMATIFIIPTLVTHDMGPIDSLKHSAGLFKRTWGENVVAQFSLGLISLFAVLAIILFPGAILMILVAGAPIVTWMIVTEVLIKLSLLFALIAYTSSLQIIFNAALYRYAETGDYIGPFSQEMISGAYHSKK
- a CDS encoding SRPBCC domain-containing protein, coding for MATITKEYLIAVPPRILWDALTDPQQIDGWGAGPNPVVDLVEGGAFSLWDGEVTGKVLDVEEESRLVCEWHMSGHETPTEVTITLEPDEEGTKMTVMQTGVPEEEVEEFDRGWDEFYAGPIKEFCEQS
- a CDS encoding YggT family protein — translated: MDIQQEETIVNDPATGTTQVVQTSQQVATPSEVKEARTEKKNQIVWYVVGIINALLILRILFLLLGARDVGFASILYGITEPFVSLFQGIFSAPHVEGSYFDTAAILAIVIVSLLGWGISSLINVMHRPAPVQL
- a CDS encoding rhodanese-related sulfurtransferase: MKYQVLLYYHYGHLTDAAELLVSQRALCQRLGLTGRLLIAEEGMNGTLEGTVEATEEYVAELKKDVRFRNIHMKRSVGTGNAFPKLMVKLRSEIVSAYLGDDDFNPADHTAPFISPEELHSWIHSDKELYIVDMRNSYEHLSGHFAGSVLPKDFRNFRDLPAILPQIEHLKGKTVVTVCTGGVRCEKASGFLLNKGFKEVYQLYGGIVSYMEKYPNQDFLGKLYVFDNRVTMGFNTDQPDHTVVGRCAYCDVPCERYVNDDDAEGRPHFICCAACSETRPSLIPA
- a CDS encoding helix-turn-helix transcriptional regulator gives rise to the protein MPQQVLTTNIRQLRLAADMTQEQLADKVGAVRQTIAYLEKGEYMPSLALAWRIASVFNKPLEEVFNLNTHGSH
- a CDS encoding DUF475 domain-containing protein, yielding MTVTILLTILGLIIFEVVTSVDNAVINAEVLSTMGERARRWFLTWGILFAVFVVRGALPWLIIWVVNPSLGPMGALFATFSNDPAVHESIERSAPVLLAAGGTFMIFLFFYWLFLEEKNFGLPRAERFFMRFGIWFYAVVAILLSTIVWFALKQNPVMAFGAVIGSTAFFITHGFKENAEKGEQDLLKKDGKMSDISKIFYLEIIDTSFSIDGVLGAFAFTLSVPIILLGNGIGAIVIREITVRNLRQVKRYLYLKNGAMYSVAVLGTVMVLNAFGLHTPHWLAPLATVCVVGYFFLKSSRELKGARA